agatttgagactgggacggaggttcaccttccagcatgacaatgacctgaAGCACActactaaagcaacactcgagtggtttaagggaaacatttatatgtcttggaatggcctcgtcaaagcccagacctcaatctgggctttggggtggcaggtagcctggtggttagtgttggactaataaaccgaaaggttgcaagattgaatccctgagcagacaaggtaaacatatgttgttctgcccctgaacaaggcagttatcccactgttcctaggccgtcattgaaaataagaatttgtttttaactgacttgcctagttaaataaagaaagaATAAAAAGAAAATCCAATTGAGattctgtggtatgacttaaagattgctgtacaccagcaaaacccatccaacttgaaggagctggagcagttttgccttgaagaatgggcaaaaatcccagcggatagatgtgccaagtttatagagacTTATCCCAAGAGacctgcagctgtaattgctgcagaaggtgtctctacaaagtactGACTTTGGGGGGATGAACAGTTAtgtacgctcaagttttctgtttttattgTCTTATTCCTTATTTGTtacacaagaaaaaatattttgcatcttcaaagtggtaggcatgttgtgtaaatcaaattatatattgaatatatatatatatatatatatatatatatatatatatatatatatatatatatatatatatatatcgacaTTGAAGCCATGCAAATACTTAgaacaatgtggactgcaaaCAGATTCAAAATAATATATTTAGCAAAGACGGGATAGGTCTACATTTTAACATTTTTTCTGTAAGCTCTTTAACTAACTATAATGGACTAACATTGGAATTAGAGTTGATTCCAAGTCAATATGTAAAGACcgtaaatacacaacttgaagcaaccacatattcAGCCATGGAGCACTTTCTGATTGGCAACGCCTCGACACACCCACAACTTGTTTTCTCATGAAAAACCCAACCCTTTCGCGGCAACATTAGCATCTGCGCCGATAATTGTGCTTGTGAAAATAGAAAAAATATTTCTTACACATCCCCGAACCTACAGTGCTACTGCCCAGCGCTTCGATTGACCATTGCATTAGGTTCATTAAAATAGAGCCAATAGAGTACATGAGAGGAAACTACATGGTTATTAAAGTATTAAATGAGGTTGTAGTTACACATATCAAACAACAGATGGCAGTGCTCCATCACAATCTAGAACCCTGACTGGCTTCAATtgtacttaactaggcaagtcagttatgaacaaatacttatttacaatgacggcctaccccggcgaCGCTGCGCCAATTTTGCGCCGCCctatcacagccagatgtgatgcagcctggattcagcCCATGGACTACAGTGACACCtgttacactgagatgcagtgccttagacagctgcgccactcgggagtcccTACTAGAGTGACATGGAGGACATTCCATGTAATACCCCATCAGTCTCAAAAGGAGGTGTTAAAAGCAAATACTGCTAGTGACAAtttactgaagtataattattTGCCAAATTAATTTgaacagacagagcagaggatTGTGTCTAAGAATCAGCAACTTTAATAGTAGGAATTTAATGAATGGTGTATGCACTTAATTAGATGTTAAGTCCCcaatatagggttagggttagttatggtTAGTTGAAGTTTAGTGTGCTAGAGTAGACTGTAGTGTTAGTTATTATTCGTCTGAAATCCAAATGGATGTCTAGCCCCTTACTTTCTAGCCACTTTGAGTACTCATTGAACAGGTGGAAGCGGAAGATGGAAGATATGGCGACATTTCCACACAGCCAATCAGAAAGTGAGATGAAGTTATTACCGTAACGCTTATACTGTATCTTATCCAATCAACTCAGATCTACAGGAGTGCCTAGGCCCTAAGTTGGATAGAAACGCATAAGGCCCTAGAGTGTAGGGTTTACGGACTAGGGGTTGATTTGAGATCCAGCCATTGTTAGGTgagttggtggggggggggggctagtggCAGGCTCACCTGTGTGAACTCTCAGATGCACTTTAAGGTGATGGGAAGAGCGGAAAGCTTTACTGCAATAGGGGCAGTCTTTCACCCCCGTGCCTCGCACGCGCTCCCTAGAGCTCACCGAAGAGCCTGACGAAGAGCCAGACAGACCATTctctcctggagagagagagagggagggagaggatggggggagggtggggaagggagagagagagtgagaggatgggacagagagagagaaagagggggagagcaagagaagaagggagggggaaagagagagcgagagagggaagaatggaggatagagtgggagagagagagagagagagagagagagagagagagggagaaaaagggagggagaagaagggagaatAAGAAAGACGGATCAGAGATTTGACAATGGGAGAAATTTAGCGAGTGATATTGATAGATAATTGAGTTGCTATTATCTACACTCACCCACTCTTTCTACAAGCTTTTTATTTGTGTCCTGTTTTTCTCTAATGAAAATGTAAAACAAACGGAAGACATATTGGAGACGTTTTGTGGGGTGAAGTCATGTCACCGTACCTTGGAACTGTGACATCACTGAGTGGAACCCTCCGACGACTGCTTGTTGATGCTGAGATCCACTTTGAAGTTTGGACTCCTGTCTTCTTTCAGTActacttcctctccctcctcctcgtccttctgCAACCCGgctcccccctccatcctcctctcctcccccggtGTGGCGCGGAGGGTGACCGTGGCTCTTCTGGGGCCGCTGGACGTGGACGCGGGCGTGCGCCACCACCTGCTGTAGGCTCCGGAACAGCTTCCCACAGTCGGGGCACTCCCATGGGGCTCCGGAAGACGACGGCTCCTCCCGGGGATCCAGACCTCCAAGGTAGGCCCTGACCTGCTCAGATTCCCCCACCACGGTGCTCCTGGATGGGGCtcggtgctgctgctgctgggcctGTTGAGCTGCTACCAGGCTACGAGCTACAAACTGCCACATGGCTATCTGGTCTCCTCCAtttgttgtctctcttcctcctcctcctcttcctcctcccccgtTACCGTTCCCCATCTCCGcaacctgagccactgcctggaGTCGTTCCATGCAGCTGGCGCCGCCGTCGCTAGGCAACCCCAGGTAGCCTAAGATGGCAGATTTACTAGAGACTCCGGCGCCGTCCCTGTCGCCCCTTCCTCGTccgcctctccctcctccaccaccacctccacccccaccacGAGCCAGCAGGAGGCTGGAGTAGAGAGCGTTGAGGCCCTGGTTGGTGACTGAGCCTTTAGGCCCTCCTTGTTCAGCCCCGGCCCCAGGGGCCACCTGCCCCACCAGACCGGCCTTCAGGCCCAACTTGTTGAGGTGCACCTGTAACAAAGTTTAAAGTCACAACACATCTTCAATAGTTTGACAGCTGCTAATACAGaatatactgacacacacacacacacacacacacacacactaggtcaCACACCTTCATGTGGTTCTTGAGGAACCAGGGCTCCTTGAAGCCACGGCCGCACACCTGACACTTGTGGTCCAGAGAGTCCTTGTGCTTCCTCATGTGGCCCTTCAGGAACCAGGACTGGGTAAAGCGCTGGCCGCATGTCTCACAGCAGAAGGCAGGCAGAGGGGATGCCCCTGGGGTCGGGGCTGTGGTTGGGGTGATAGTGGGGGTGGGCAGCGGTGCGTCTGGAATGGGGGTGgcgatgatggtagtggtggttaCAATAGGGATGTGTCTGGGGGTGTAGGGGGGCAGGGTGGGGAGGTCCACaggtggggagagggacagggaggacagggaggacagggaggggtgGCAGTCCTGGAGGTGTGCGGCCAGGCGCTCTTCCTGGCTGGCAGAGAAGGGACACAGTGTGCACTTGTATGGGTTGTGGAGGATCCGGACGTGGCGAGACAGCTCCGAGGCGGTGCGGAATTTACCTTTGCAGGCATGGCAGCGGAACGCGGGTGCTGCCGCTGTGACGGCGGTAGCTTTTTCCAAGATGGTGGGACCCACACCATCCAGGCCGCaggaggagtagggggaggtgagggagagagagaggggcacctCCTCGGTCAGCAGAGGGGTCAGCTGTGTGCTGTCGTCCATCAGGAACTGCTGGAGGGTCTGGTGATCCATCTGGAGAGCCTCCTCTAGGGCTTCCCCGTCCCTGTCCTCCCCTCTATGGCCCTGGGTGAGAGATCTAGACAGCGGGGGGCTCTGGCGGTGGATGTAGTGGTTCTGCCCGACATCCTTGTGGTTCTGGTGGGTCTTGAGCTGTGTCTTGGACCCCGTCCCAATGAAGCTACCGGACGCGGTACCAGTTCGGTATAGAGCTGAGGCGCGGCGGTCCCTGTCTAGACTGTGAGCGCGGGCGTGGAGCGACAGGATACTCTGAAAGCGGAACTTCTTCCCACACACCAAGCAGGGGAACTTGAGCCCGGCCACACCCCCAGAAACACCCACCACCCCAGGAATTGATCCTGACAGACACCCCCCTTCCTTATGGAAGAGCTGGAGGTCCAGCTCATCACTACAGGTGGCACCCGGCTGCCCGGAGGACAGAGCCAGCTCCAGGGCCCCGAAccctgagagaggggctgatgaTGTCGGAGTGGCCGGATGAGAGCTCTCCAGAGAGGGGCTACACACCTCCCGAAGACCTCCTGGGAAGAGAGCAATGGCTGGGGTGGGGGACAGAGGGACTGAcagcctctcttcatcctcttcttCATTGTGGTGattgagggggaagggggagaggggggagtagGGGGTGGTGTCTGGGGTGTCGGAGGTCGGGGTGTGGGACAGGGCTGTGGGACTGAGGGGGACAGGCAGGTCCAGgaggctgtgtaaaggggagAGTTGGGAGCAAGAGTGAAGGGAGGCCAGGGGACTGTGGTCCAGAGATGGTAGTGTAGGGGGTGACTGGGACGGCTCACAGGACAGAGTCGACACACACTCAGGAGGAGAATCCATtctctgaaagagagagagagagagagagagagagagagagagagagagagagagagagagagagagagagagagagagtcaggtgaTGACATGGCAGTATCGGATTGAGAGAGTGAAAAATTTCAAATTGTCATTAGAGATCAACAAGGAAAGGACTTGATTTGTATTATTTTTACATATTCAGAAAGAAAGTACAGGAGAGGGTATCATGCCTCATATCTGGATATTGATTTACATGATGCAAGGCAATGAAGAACAGTTTGTTCTCATACCGCTTCATTGCTGGACAGTATGGAGAGCGAatgaattacattttattttcgtGTTAAATCGCTAGTTGGCAACCCATCCCTTTTGGGATTCATTTAAACATAAACCTACTTTACACTAATTCACTGTGATGATTCAGTGATAATTCTTCCGGTGTTCTGTACAGAACTCACCAGTAGTATGTGTGATGCTATGCCAtgcttcagtttcttggcagaGGGGGCCTCCTTTAGTGctctgagaaacacacacagtcaatatGTTATCACAcatgtttaaaaaatatgttAAAACACACATATTTTACATTATAACTCCACCTGCTGCATACTCCATTACaccgaaaaaacaacaacatattgtTCAtccatgtggtgtgtgtgtgtgtgtgcgcgtgtgtgtgcgtgtgtgtgtgtgtgtgtgtgtgtgtgtgtgtgtgtgtgtgtgtgtgcgcgcgtatcATGCGtcagtctgtctatctctctttttTACAGGTGTGTGCTTAAACATGTAACAGTTGGTCACCTGTTTGATGTTAACGTaaccatatgtttgatgtctGTGTATATgaactggggtgtgtgtgtgtgtgtgtgtgtgtgtgtgtgtgtgtgtgtgtgtgtgtgtgtgtgtgtgtgtgtgtgtgtgtgtgtgtgtgtgtgtgtgtgtgtgttttcatttcacgccgtgtgtattgtgtgtgtgagcTAAGCACACCACAGGACACGGACTGTCCCAAACAGGATGGGCGCGAGATGTTTTGACTTCCCCACACACCCTTCCTCTGTACTCATACAGTAGCAGCTTAAAAAAGTCCAAGCCTACTTtaactaacatatggaattgttttaggATGATGATACCAATGATCATTTAGCAATTTGATTTAGAATTTCAGGACCCCTGTaagtattaaaaaatatattttaacttTAAACATTATTTGATATAATATTGAATTTGGCATTTACTACTATAGAAATGTACTGATGTCATAAATGGCAAAACAGACAGTCAATAAataaatcataaggaataaggtttttaAGTGTATTTCCTATATCTAGAAGATAAAataaagctcaggaaatatttttgttttttggacacatattcaaccccttttttcGGGGGTGGGCACAAAACGACCTTcgtacttccattcattttttatttataccAGTACCGGTTACATTCAGACAAGTCCTGTGAGAGTCTCTTTCCATAGAGTGAtcgtaaaacatttaaatgtgttaaccctcgcaaggcagcaggcccagacggcatccccagccacgtcctcagagcatgcgcagaccagctggctggtgtgtgtatggacatattcaatcaatccttatcccagtctgctgtccccaatgcttcaagagggccaccattgttcctgtacccaagaaagcgaaggtaactgaactaaatgactatcgccccatagcactcacttctgtcagcatgaagtgctttgagagactagtcaaagatcatatcacctccaccctacctgacaccctagacccacttcaatttgcttaccgccccaataggtccacagactatacaatcgccatcacactgcccactgccctatcccatctggacaagaggaataactatgtaagaatgctgttcattgactacagctcagcattaaaCAACatagcaaactacctgccctccaggacacctacagcacccgatgtcacaggaaggcaaaaagatcatcaaggaccacaaccacccgagccactacctgttcaccccgcttccatccagcaggcgaggtcagtacaggtgcatcaaagctgggacagagagattgaaaaacaacttctatctcaaggccatcagattgttagaCAGCCACTACTAGCAGAGAGgcggctgcctacctacagactttgtatctttggccactttaataaataaatggaacactagtcactttaataatgctacttgaagaatgtttacatatctcgcattactcatctcatctgtatataatatactgtatccttcactgtCTATTCTTAACTATCTATTGCATCTCAGCCGCTCTGTCActactcatccatatatttgacatattcttatcccattcctttactagattgtgtgtataagtttttgttgtggaattgttagatatgacCTGTTCGATACTGCGGCACTGttggatctagaagcataagcatttgtAAACCTTCAACCAGGGATGAGGAAGGCCGACAAAGACGGATGCAGTGAATTCAGATGCAGCCCATGCAAAGAAACGGACAGCTTTTtcatttttattatgttacttagattgatgcaCAGGTAttattcagacacacacacacacacacacacacacacacacacacacacacacacacacacacacacacacacacacacacacacacacacacacacacacacacacacacacacacacacacacacacacacacacacacacacacacacacacacacacacacacacacacacacacacacacacacacacacacacacacacacacagagaatcacaAGCAACCAGAATCTACAGAATCAcaagcaaccacacacacaaatctgAACACATacgaacacacaaaaaacacacaagcCACTGCATTTGAATGTTTACAAGAACAGACGCCAATTATATGTCAGGCATGTTTTCACCCGCAACTTTagtaacagatcagagaagaaGCACTTGAAACACACGGTCGTATACAAGGTCATCATCATTATGGCTAAACAATCTGTGTGTGCAGATCTGTGTACGCTCTGTACGTCTGTGTGTTCACATAtacggtgtgagtgtgtgtctcagCGGGCCAGGACCACAAAAAGCCAGTTGACATTTTAGCTCCGCCATAACAAACAGGGATATCACACCGTATCAATCATACTCTGTCTcttccttctcccccttctcttccctctgctccctctcttctctctctccttcttaatCCACCATTGTTGTTCCTTCTtttccccgtctctctttctttctttctctgtttccttCCCTCATTGTGATTCCAttctcctcccatccccctctctttctctctcattctctctctcgctccctcctccttctattATTCACTCATTTTCTTtcattctctcactccctctgtctttctgtcctgcGGTGGAGCCAGTTGGCACGGTGCCAGGGAATGCTGATATCAGCTGGTAGATTGGGGCCTGCCAAAATGgcgaggagagaaagaagggccGAGGTagacagcgaaagagagagatagagaggagggagttagaagagaaagagagagatagggagagaggagggagttagaagagaaagagagagatagagagagaggagggagttagaagagaaagagagagatagagagagaggagggagttagaagagaaagagagagatagagagagaggagggagttagaagagaaagagagagatagagagaggagggagttagaagagaaagagagagatagagagagaggagggagttagaagagaaagagagagatagagagagaggagggagttagaagagaaagagagagatagaagagagaggagggagttagaagagaaagagagagatagagagagaggagggagttagaagagaaagagagagatagagagagaggagggagttagaagagaaagagagatatagagagagaggagggagttagaagagaaagagagagatagagagaggagggagttagaagagaaagagagatatatagagagaggagggagttagaagagaaagagagagacagaaaaagataATGAACCGTAACTGAATTAAAAGATCAGATGGTGATTTGATGGTGATGTGATTTGTCCTTTTCAAATATGAAAAAAAGAGACAGGTAGATAGTGAACTGAGTTTTGTTGTAGGTGGCTATTCATAGTGGTGGTGTGGAGatagatggcagacagtgtgtctgtgtctgtgttcgcATCGTCTGATGTGATGGCATTGTAATATGAATATCTGTTGAATTGTTCTGTTGAGGAATGAGGAATGTGTGCTTGATCGGATTGCAGATGATCCCAATGGAACCGTAATAAAGCATACACTTAACTGACTGATTTTACAAAGACTTGTGAAAGCTTCAAATTATACTCATGTTTTCCCAAgtatcacacacacgcacacaatacaGTAAAATATTTAAATCACCACTGTGAATGAACTAATTTTATTGTTCAGGTTGACAAGTTTTTGGgccatatacagtacatgtttGCAAGTATCAAAGATGCAATGCAATCATATCACTACGACTGTGTCGGTACAGCGTGTTAACAACTCAGTATGTGTATTTGAAAGACTATATCTCAGTGTAGAAAGAATGTACAAATGTACCTATGTATAaagtacacctactcattcaaatgtTTTTCTTGAACCCttgaacttttgactggtactgtatttgtgGTTGTGAGCTGGACACCGATCAGGCAAGTTCATGCATGGCCGTTACGATTCTTCATACGAGGGTGTGGATCCTAATGTATTTATAATATTGTCTAGAGGCTCATCATGTTTACTGAAGGCAGCTGAGAATCAGGATTTCTATGGATAGATGTTTGATAAAGGGGTTGTATGAGACTTCTGCATCTAGTTTCTTAATGGCCTTTAGTTACACGTTATAGTCAAAGTATGTTGGTATGTCGgctcttccggcgccgacagagatggccgcctcgcttcgcgttcctaggaaactatgcagttttttgttttttttacgtgttatttcttacattagtaccccaggtcatcttaggtttcattacatacagtcgagaagaactactgtatataagatcagcgtcaactcaccatcagtacgaccaagaatatgtttttcgcgacgcggatcctgtgttctgccttactaacaggacaacggaatggatcgcatgcagcgacccaaaaaaacgcctccgaaaaagagggaaacgaggcggtcttctggtcagactccggagacgggcacaccgtgcaccactccctagcattcttcttggcaatgtccagtctcttgacaacaaggttgatgaaatccgagcaagggtagcattccagagggacatcagagactgtaacgttctgtgcttcacggaaacatggctcactggagagacgctatccgaagcggtgcagccaacgggtttctccacgcatcgcgccgacagaaacaaacacctttctggtaagaagaggggtgggggcgtatgccttatggctaacgaggcatggtgcgatgaaagaaacatacaggaactcaaatccttctgttcacctgatttagaattcctcacaatcaaatgtagaccgcattatctaccaagagaattctcttcgattataatcacagccgtatatatcccccccaagcagacacatcgatggctctgaacgaactttatttaactctttgcaaactggaaaccatttatccggaggctgcattcattgttgctggggattttaacaaggctaatctgaaaacaagactccctaaattttatcagcatatcgattgtgcaaccagtggtggaaaaaccttggatcactgttactctaacttccgcgatgcatataaggccctgccccgcccccctttcggaaaagctgaccacaactccattttgctgatacctgcctacagacaaaaactaaaaaaagaaactcccacgctgaggtctgtccaacgctggtccgaccaagctgactccacactccaagactgcttccatcacgtggactgtgtttcgtattgcgtcagataacaacattgacgaatacgctgattcggtgtgcgagttcattagaacgtgcgttgaagatgtcgttcccatagcaatgaataaaatattccctaaccagaaaccgtggattgatgacagcattcgcgtgaaactgaaagcgcgaaccactgcttttaatcagggcaaggtgtctggtaacatgactgaacacaaacagtgcagctattccctccgtaaggctatcaaacaagctaagcgtcagtacagagacaaagtagaatctcaattcaacggctcagacacaagaggcatatggcagggtctacagtcaatcacggactacaggaagaaatccagcccagtcacggaccaggatgtcttgctcccaggcagactaaataacttttttgcccgctttgaggacaataca
Above is a genomic segment from Oncorhynchus masou masou isolate Uvic2021 chromosome 23, UVic_Omas_1.1, whole genome shotgun sequence containing:
- the LOC135510406 gene encoding zinc finger protein 219-like isoform X1; translation: MDSPPECVSTLSCEPSQSPPTLPSLDHSPLASLHSCSQLSPLHSLLDLPVPLSPTALSHTPTSDTPDTTPYSPLSPFPLNHHNEEEDEERLSVPLSPTPAIALFPGGLREVCSPSLESSHPATPTSSAPLSGFGALELALSSGQPGATCSDELDLQLFHKEGGCLSGSIPGVVGVSGGVAGLKFPCLVCGKKFRFQSILSLHARAHSLDRDRRASALYRTGTASGSFIGTGSKTQLKTHQNHKDVGQNHYIHRQSPPLSRSLTQGHRGEDRDGEALEEALQMDHQTLQQFLMDDSTQLTPLLTEEVPLSLSLTSPYSSCGLDGVGPTILEKATAVTAAAPAFRCHACKGKFRTASELSRHVRILHNPYKCTLCPFSASQEERLAAHLQDCHPSLSSLSSLSLSPPVDLPTLPPYTPRHIPIVTTTTIIATPIPDAPLPTPTITPTTAPTPGASPLPAFCCETCGQRFTQSWFLKGHMRKHKDSLDHKCQVCGRGFKEPWFLKNHMKVHLNKLGLKAGLVGQVAPGAGAEQGGPKGSVTNQGLNALYSSLLLARGGGGGGGGGGRGGRGRGDRDGAGVSSKSAILGYLGLPSDGGASCMERLQAVAQVAEMGNGNGGGGRGGGGRETTNGGDQIAMWQFVARSLVAAQQAQQQQHRAPSRSTVVGESEQVRAYLGGLDPREEPSSSGAPWECPDCGKLFRSLQQVVAHARVHVQRPQKSHGHPPRHTGGGEEDGGGSRVAEGRGGGRGSSTERRQESKLQSGSQHQQAVVGGFHSVMSQFQGENGLSGSSSGSSVSSRERVRGTGVKDCPYCSKAFRSSHHLKVHLRVHTGERPYKCPHCDYAGTQSGSLKYHLQRHHREQRNTMGASSSTASSPGLTTASLGRGGAPQGEGREGMAKQRRPQSLNHSSATRGPEETPSSRHNQHQPWILGLPEQRDREHAKAMAGLREADLESQYRYLSGVMGALYQGGMEGGWTGESPTSTPTPTPPKAPKVSRRKPLTTSRMVPANGRERKGGGSAPRGSQEGGLLSQPLDLSRRPSPGLGGLEEDGVPGGGGGAGDTLNQCLFCPFRTSSAELMAMHLQVNHTSKSRRKRRAPIPTALGDHGPQRPPQPRADPNPLALWRYLSEAEDRAPLEEWASSRMERERGTENGLTPEEGDLEGRYDHHHPEASNRASTTIRKKQSGLAGSRKLDEEEEEEEEDLEGESISPGDSPREHGMRMSLTMSPSLGSDRLTRGEEGVMGD
- the LOC135510406 gene encoding zinc finger protein 219-like isoform X2; its protein translation is MDSPPECVSTLSCEPSQSPPTLPSLDHSPLASLHSCSQLSPLHSLLDLPVPLSPTALSHTPTSDTPDTTPYSPLSPFPLNHHNEEEDEERLSVPLSPTPAIALFPGGLREVCSPSLESSHPATPTSSAPLSGFGALELALSSGQPGATCSDELDLQLFHKEGGCLSGSIPGVVGVSGGVAGLKFPCLVCGKKFRFQSILSLHARAHSLDRDRRASALYRTGTASGSFIGTGSKTQLKTHQNHKDVGQNHYIHRQSPPLSRSLTQGHRGEDRDGEALEEALQMDHQTLQQFLMDDSTQLTPLLTEEVPLSLSLTSPYSSCGLDGVGPTILEKATAVTAAAPAFRCHACKGKFRTASELSRHVRILHNPYKCTLCPFSASQEERLAAHLQDCHPSLSSLSSLSLSPPVDLPTLPPYTPRHIPIVTTTTIIATPIPDAPLPTPTITPTTAPTPGASPLPAFCCETCGQRFTQSWFLKGHMRKHKDSLDHKCQVCGRGFKEPWFLKNHMKVHLNKLGLKAGLVGQVAPGAGAEQGGPKGSVTNQGLNALYSSLLLARGGGGGGGGGGRGGRGRGDRDGAGVSSKSAILGYLGLPSDGGASCMERLQAVAQVAEMGNGNGGGGRGGGGRETTNGGDQIAMWQFVARSLVAAQQAQQQQHRAPSRSTVVGESEQVRAYLGGLDPREEPSSSGAPWECPDCGKLFRSLQQVVAHARVHVQRPQKSHGHPPRHTGGGEEDGGGSRVAEGRGGGRGSSTERRQESKLQSGSQHQQAVVGGFHSVMSQFQGERPYKCPHCDYAGTQSGSLKYHLQRHHREQRNTMGASSSTASSPGLTTASLGRGGAPQGEGREGMAKQRRPQSLNHSSATRGPEETPSSRHNQHQPWILGLPEQRDREHAKAMAGLREADLESQYRYLSGVMGALYQGGMEGGWTGESPTSTPTPTPPKAPKVSRRKPLTTSRMVPANGRERKGGGSAPRGSQEGGLLSQPLDLSRRPSPGLGGLEEDGVPGGGGGAGDTLNQCLFCPFRTSSAELMAMHLQVNHTSKSRRKRRAPIPTALGDHGPQRPPQPRADPNPLALWRYLSEAEDRAPLEEWASSRMERERGTENGLTPEEGDLEGRYDHHHPEASNRASTTIRKKQSGLAGSRKLDEEEEEEEEDLEGESISPGDSPREHGMRMSLTMSPSLGSDRLTRGEEGVMGD